The Drosophila sechellia strain sech25 chromosome 2L, ASM438219v1, whole genome shotgun sequence region CACCCCTGTACTCTCCTTCGATGGTCAGCCTATGCTCGTCGTATGAGCCTCCACCGCCGCCTCCCCTTCACCCGGCTGCTctagcagcagctgctgcggcggGGGCCAGCTCCTCGTCTTCCTCGATGTTTGCGCGATCGCGATCAGATGACAATATTCTGAACTCACTTGATTTGCTGCCCAAGGGAAAACGActgccaccgccgccaccaccaccgtaTGTAAACAGACGGCTAAAGAAACCACCCATGCCGGCGCCCAGTGAAAAGCCACCTCCAAGTGAGTTATTACtttaatttcatattcatttCGACATCTTATTAATCTCTCCGCTTTTCAGTACCCTCTAAGCCAATTCCTAGCAGGATAAGCCCGATTCCACCACGAAAACCCCCCACGCTGAATCCGCATCATGCGAACTCACCGCTAACAAAGACCTCCAGCGGCGCCCAGTGGGCAGGTGAGCGTCCGAGACCTGACTTGGGTCTTGGTTTGGGATTGAACCGGGGAAACAACAGCATTTTGGCCCAGCTGCAGGCTTCAATGGCCCAGTCTCATGCCCAGGCACAGGCCCAAGCGCTGGACATTGCCCTTCTTCGGGAGAAGAGCAAGCATCTAGATCTGCCGCTGATCTCGGCGCTCTGCAACGATCGTTCCTTGCTGAAACAGACTAAGGTTGTTATAAATCCGAAGACTGGCCAGGAGATGCCCACTTCCAGTGCGCAGCCTTCAGGTGCCACCACAAATGGGGTTGCCAACTCCTCTGCCGGAACAGGAACCCTAAGCAAGGCCAGAAAAGGATCTACCGTAAGCCACCGTCATCCGCAGGACAAACTGCCGCCTTTACCTGTCCAACAATTGGCGGAGGCCAACAACTACGTGATCGATCCCGCTGTCATGatgaagcaacagcagcagcagcacaacaAGACCAGCTAGACTCGACAAGCTAATTGGGAACCGGAACGGAAGTGGACATTGGGTCCAATACGACACTCTTCTCTCTAGTTCGATTGCTGTTCGAAGTGCTGATGTATGAGTGTGGCCAGGTGAAGAGCTAATTATGCGTTTGGAAATTTGCATAGATCGGGTGGTGTAACGTTATATAAATTCGATCACAGTGTTTCGAAGGGTAAAGATTCGCCGGGCACAAAAGGGTAAATGTAAACGAAAACCCACCGTGAGAAACCATTTGTCAGAACAGCAGAAACAGTAGCTATTTAGTAGAAACTAACATGCATTTAACTAACAAAGCCAGTTCTTTAGAAAACACACACTAGCAGGTCCACAACTTCAGATGGTAAAATACACTAGCCACTGAATCAACTGAATATCACAGAGTCAATACTTAAGCCTACAGGACGTGAGCAACTTAACCTCAAAATACACATTCAAATAATCAGAACCCAGTCTAGTCACTTAAGGGAATTGGTAACGTAACCACAGCAGAGACCACAATGACACACCATCGGAAATAGAGAGGAAGCTTATCAAAATGGGAAGCAACAATACTCAAGTATAAAATACGACCACTACCTAATTTACTAAACTGCATCGTAGATCTTTAGTCTTAGCTGCAAATACTTAGTTAGGCCAGAAATGCGAATACTTAAAACTAACTACTTCCGCCCAAACAACTGtgattgatttttatttaaacttataCTAAATTTATAACTATTTTAGTCACCAAGAACAACGCAACATATACTATGCAAATTTTTTAGTACGTAGCAACGTCGCTctttatacacacacacacatactcacaACGAATCGGGCCAGCGATAGAATCAAGTGAAAAGCATTCAAATCGGCTATGAAATGGTTTGAGATGGGTTTGCTTGCTCCCATCGCTGGACGAAGGGAACTAAAGAATTTCAAGAGTGCCTAGACTTGCCCTCCATCCCCACCATAGTAATAAGCGAGAGatgattatgatttattttttgtatccactttgtttattattttttgttcgaTTATTAATCCCCCACTGTTTTTTggatgtgtgagtgtgcgtgcaaaaattaatttgagtTTTTGATGGATGTCACAAATATTTGCGTAGATTTTTCTCGTATAAAAGTCTATGGCTAAATTGAGGAATGTGATCTTTgagaaaatgtaaaatttttgCCATATATCTTACATATAcaccaatatatatacatatatataaataaatatatatacgtatacaaatatttttatttattaatttacaaaacaaCATTTAAATAATGCATTTATAAAGCAAATCGTTAAAGCATCCAACAATCGTATACGATAAGTAAAAGTCCTGCAGAAAAGCATACAGAAATTGTAAAAACTatcttttcaaaataaatgaaaattcaaataaaaacgttaaaataaaatgcacgGAGTGTTTTAGTTATATgaagttttgtttattaagTTCGATAACATAAATCTCAAACAGAAAGTTTCAACTTGTGAATGATTCGTGTAATATTGCAGATTGAGTAGGGTTTTGTTGAGTTAGAGTAGGTTTTGCTATCACAAACTGCAAGGCGAACATCGATTCGTATCACTTACATATTACATAACGCGTAACTGACAAAGAACAGCATTTGACGGGCGACTATCAGAATGAACTAGGACAGTTAACAATTCCTGGCACTTTGCAAAGCttaaaaactattttgctCTAGTTGGTAAGCATGTCCTCATCCTCGGGAGTTCGCCGCACCCACTTTTTCGTCACAGTCAGCGTGATGCCGGTGATGAGGAAGACACTGGCAAAAGCTATCAGGGAATAGCCGAATATGATTCCGTAACTGGACAAATTAATGGCCAACTGAAATGAAAAGCATGGCGCTTAAATAAATGACATTTCAAGTATGGATTGGGTCTTACCTTGGCCCTTGAGGCTAACTCGGAGGAGAGCTCTGCATACTGATCGAACCAGAACATGGGCATTAAAACCTTTTGCACTCCACGATATATGCTGCAAAAAAGATTTACTTTATGACTAACATTTTCTCTGACACCTTTGCTTTTATGTACGTAATCGTATGAATCGTATGAGTAGTTTTTATCCATGAACTCTTTACTTACTCGAAGTCGTCATCGGGCTCAATCATCATATTAATCTGGATGCGTCCATGCACTTGGACAGGCACTCCAGTGATCGGTTCCACGGCTAGGAAGAACTCGTGCTTGTCCTTCTCCGGCTTCATTCCACTGACAGCATCAACATACGACTGATCCGCTAGGTAAAAATGAGGGAAGGAGGAGTAAATGGGTGCTTTGTCTCGGCACGCCTTGCACTCCACGACACCGGTCTTGGGACATTCCTCAAATCGCTCCGAATCACAGAAGCAGGCCTGGTTAGGGTAGTTTTCTCCTGAGTCCAGAGTCTCCTCGGTGCCTACCCACTTAGTGGCGGTCAGGCCGTGATTCTTGAATGTGCCCCGGGGCCGGAGGTTCATAAATCGGCAAGCATCGGTGGCAAAAATCGTAATCTCATCGTTTACATTCATCTTTGGCGGGAACAGGTCGCCTGTGGTTCCATTAACTACACCACAAGGCTTATCGTAAAATCCAGTTTCTGATTTACCATTCCAGTGGGTGAGTCTACCCAGATTAGATATATTGTCAGTGCCGGTGTGAATAGTAAACAAGCCATCGTAAGTCAGCGACTCATTGCGGTCCGCCAGCCACCCGAAGCGTTTG contains the following coding sequences:
- the LOC6617256 gene encoding protein croquemort, with protein sequence MCCKCCGETQRKVWVFGLGSVFLVLGILIVVFWPCIADNLVEDGLTLKPGTDAYESWLEAPIPIYLSFYMFNWTNPEDIRNTNIKPNFVEMGPYTFLEKHKKENYTFYDNATVAYYERRTWFFDPEKSNGTLDDMVTAAHAITATVADEMRNQRKIVKKIINFMLNHEGGKLYVTKPVGEWIFDGYQDNITDFLNLFNTTKIDIPYKRFGWLADRNESLTYDGLFTIHTGTDNISNLGRLTHWNGKSETGFYDKPCGVVNGTTGDLFPPKMNVNDEITIFATDACRFMNLRPRGTFKNHGLTATKWVGTEETLDSGENYPNQACFCDSERFEECPKTGVVECKACRDKAPIYSSFPHFYLADQSYVDAVSGMKPEKDKHEFFLAVEPITGVPVQVHGRIQINMMIEPDDDFDIYRGVQKVLMPMFWFDQYAELSSELASRAKLAINLSSYGIIFGYSLIAFASVFLITGITLTVTKKWVRRTPEDEDMLTN